A window of Chryseobacterium shandongense genomic DNA:
AAAATTTCCGGAACTCATCATCAGATATACGCCTTGGGTTTTATCTAAAGTATTCCAATACGCATGAAGTTCTGCGGCATTGGTGAAAACTTTCAGGTTTTGATTTTTAAACTTTTCTTTGATCAGATCCGGGGAAATAGGTTCCATTCTTTTAATTTTCAAGGCATCTTCAGAATAGAAAACAATCGCTTCCTCTAGTCCGTCCATCGCATGATCATATTGTTCCAGGAAAACAGGATTCAAACTTGAATAGGTATGAAGTTCCAGAAAACCGTATTTTTTTTCGCTTTTAAATTGCTCACAGAATGCTTTTACCGCTGCTTTCACTTTGCTTGGAGCGTGTGCAAAATCTTTATAAAGCGTTCCGTTGTCGTCTCTTTCTACTTTTTCAAGACGTTTTGAAGCACCTTTGAAACTCATGATGGCCTCATAGAAATCTTCATCCATAATGCCTAATGTATGACAGATGTGTCTTGCTCCTTCAAGGTTTAGTAAATTGTGAGCCCCGAAAACGGAAAGCGGAACATCGCCCATTTCAGTTTTCAGATGTACTTTCCCGTTGGTGATTTCGTATTCAGGTGTTTTATAAGGAATTTTTCTGAAATAATTTTCGGCATTTTCCACTACTTTTACCACTTCAGGGTCTTCTTCATTGTAGACAAGAATTCCGCCCGGCGTAATGCTTGCCACAAACTTCCTGAACTGATCTACATAATCATCAAATGTTTTAAATACATTGATGTGGTCCCAGGCAATACCACTCATTAAAGCGATGTTCGGTTGGTAAAGAAGAAATTTGGAACGTAGATCGATAGGAGAGGAGAGGTATTCATCACCTTCAAGCACCATAAAATCATTTTCCTGTGAAAGTTTAACCATACAGTCGAAACCTTCAAGCTGTGCTCCCACCATGTAATCTACATCTTTCTGGTGGAAATTCAGGACATGAAGAATCATCGAGGTGATGGTTGTTTTTCCATGAGAACCTGCGATGACAACCCTGGTTTTATTTTTTGACTGCTCATAAAGAAATTCGGGATAAGAATATATTTTTAGCCCTAGTTCTTTGGCTTTTGCCAGTTCAGCATTATCTTGATGCGCATGCATGCCCAGAATAACCGCATCCAGATCAGATGTTATTTTTTCAGGAAACCAGCCCAGTTCTTCGGGCAGAATTCCTTTTTTTTCAAGTCTTGTTCGAGAAGGTTCGAAAATAGCATCATCTGAACCTGTAACCTGATATCCTTTATCTTTTAATGCAATAGCAAGATTGTGCATGGCACTTCCGCCGATAGCGATGAAATGGGTCTTCAAAATGTGTTACTGTTTTTTAACATTAGCATTAATGATCTCCTGGAAAACATAGGTAATGTTTGTCCAGTTGGTTTTATAATTCGGCATGATCGCACTCGCATCTGTCTTGCTGCCGGAATTAGGACCTTTCTTTATATTAATAGAAGTTGATATAAAATCGTAGATCTTTTTATGATCCTCTTCAATCCTCCTGAAATTATTTTGTGAAAGCGTGTTTTCAAGCCGGTTTAAATCTTCATTGGAAATTTTAAAATTCTGCTTTAATTTTTTACCGTTTCCTTCAAAAGAATAGAAAGCATTATTACCTTTAATCAGAAGATTTTCGTAGATTGGTGCATAGCCTCCGCTTTTCGAATAGCTGATGTCAAAATCCGAATATCTTTTTTGGCTGTTACATGAAATTAATACTATGATGGCGAATAAAATTCCTAATATTCTTTTCATAATGTTCTTACTTAGTGTTATGAATCTTTTGGTTCCGATTTTTTAGCTTTTAGTTCTTCATCATAATTGTGCAGTAAATTGAAATCTTCAGTTTGCTCGATAGCGGTCATGATTTTATGTAAGATTTCGTGAGCATTTTCTTTGTCGTAATCAATATCCAATGGCGGTTTGAATTCCATGGTAGGCTTTACGCCTGTTACCTTTACACGAAGCCCCTTTTTGTCGAAAGCCCTTCGGAATCCATTTATTTTGATGGGAATTACAATCGGTCGCTGATTTTTCACCAGTTTTGCCGTTCCCCTTCTTCCCTGTGCAAAAGCAGAGGTTGTTCCCTGCGGAAAAGTGGCAACCCATCCGTTGTCCAGAGCCTTCATAATATTATCCACTTCACTCATGTCAACCATTCGGTTTACATTTTTACCTTCCGCTCTCCAGGTTCTTTTTACTGTTACCGCACCGGCGATTTTGAATATTTTTGGAAGAATCCCTTTATTCATTGTTTCTTCCGCAGCTACATAATAAAAATCGATTTTTGGATTCAGCAGGTAAATAGGGTTTTTGATTGTATTCAAATATCCGTTATTTACAGAGCAGAATGCATGGTACATCGCTGCAACATCCGCAAAATACGTCTGGTGGTTAGACACAAACAAAACATTGGAATCCGGTAGATCCACAAGATGTTCGGTACCCGTAATTTTAAGCTTATTAAATCCATTGAATCTTCTGTACGATACAATTCCCAGTATGAAAATAATTAACCTTTTTAAAAAATAAGGAGTTCCGAACGCATCGGTGAAAATATTTTTCTTCGCCATCTTTCAATTAAACACAGTGGTGCAAAGTTACATTTTTTTCAGCAACTGGCTGAACTCGCTTAATATCATCGCCGTTGCGCCCCAGATGATATATCCGTTGAAGTTGATCACCGGCACTTCTTTCCCTCCGGCGGTAGGCATGGCCATGATCTCAGGCTCATCAGGGAGACCCAAAAAGCACGTTATCGGAAATTCTATAACTTCCACCGCCTCGCTCTGCTGTAAAATGAATTCGGGATTTTTCTTCGTGTATGATATATAAGGATACACATAAAAATTACTCGGAGGAATATAAATTGGGGACATATCACGGATAATCCTTACATAATGTTTTTCAATTCCTATTTCTTCTGATGTTTCTCGAATAGCAGTTTCAGCAAAATCCCTGTCCATCTCTTCCCTTTTTCCGCCGGGTAGGGAAATTTGTCCGCTGTGCCTGTC
This region includes:
- a CDS encoding lysophospholipid acyltransferase family protein, with translation MAKKNIFTDAFGTPYFLKRLIIFILGIVSYRRFNGFNKLKITGTEHLVDLPDSNVLFVSNHQTYFADVAAMYHAFCSVNNGYLNTIKNPIYLLNPKIDFYYVAAEETMNKGILPKIFKIAGAVTVKRTWRAEGKNVNRMVDMSEVDNIMKALDNGWVATFPQGTTSAFAQGRRGTAKLVKNQRPIVIPIKINGFRRAFDKKGLRVKVTGVKPTMEFKPPLDIDYDKENAHEILHKIMTAIEQTEDFNLLHNYDEELKAKKSEPKDS
- a CDS encoding NUDIX hydrolase → MSFGKDLLRKIKSTELPGENAHGIFSPPYRPVFTYEEVLTKNPKFAAVNIILYLKNDEWHFPLIQRTVNEHDRHSGQISLPGGKREEMDRDFAETAIRETSEEIGIEKHYVRIIRDMSPIYIPPSNFYVYPYISYTKKNPEFILQQSEAVEVIEFPITCFLGLPDEPEIMAMPTAGGKEVPVINFNGYIIWGATAMILSEFSQLLKKM
- a CDS encoding UDP-N-acetylmuramate--L-alanine ligase, which codes for MKTHFIAIGGSAMHNLAIALKDKGYQVTGSDDAIFEPSRTRLEKKGILPEELGWFPEKITSDLDAVILGMHAHQDNAELAKAKELGLKIYSYPEFLYEQSKNKTRVVIAGSHGKTTITSMILHVLNFHQKDVDYMVGAQLEGFDCMVKLSQENDFMVLEGDEYLSSPIDLRSKFLLYQPNIALMSGIAWDHINVFKTFDDYVDQFRKFVASITPGGILVYNEEDPEVVKVVENAENYFRKIPYKTPEYEITNGKVHLKTEMGDVPLSVFGAHNLLNLEGARHICHTLGIMDEDFYEAIMSFKGASKRLEKVERDDNGTLYKDFAHAPSKVKAAVKAFCEQFKSEKKYGFLELHTYSSLNPVFLEQYDHAMDGLEEAIVFYSEDALKIKRMEPISPDLIKEKFKNQNLKVFTNAAELHAYWNTLDKTQGVYLMMSSGNFGGLDLTK